CCCGCGTGGTCGCGCAGCAACTGGCGGGTCATCCACTTCTTCAGCGGGACGGTCGGGTTCCAGGACCCGATACTGAAGACGACCGGGACGGCCCGGGTGTGTTCGCGAGTCCCGTCCTCCTTCTGTTTCGCCAGCAGATCCAGGGCGAACCGCTGCGTCAGCACGCTCTTGCCAGAGCCTCCGGGGCCCAGCAGCACCAGGCGGTGAGACGGGATCCTCTCGTACACCGCGCAGAGGTCCCCGCGCCCGTTGGTCAGATCGAGAGGTTCAGCTGGGTCCGTGAGCGGGACCTTGCGGATGGCTGCCCACTGGGCGGTCAGCTCCAGCGGTGCTGCCTGCCACAGCACGGGCAATCGGACAGGTGCGCTCATCTGCAGCTTGTCCTCCTCCGCTGCGAGGCGCCGACGGACCAGCTTCGCCAGTTCAGCTGCTGCCGCGTCCTGCTCGTCCGTCTGCAGTTGCGGAAGCACCGTGACGTTCACGATGTCCCCGGTGTGGACCACGCTGTTGGTGATCTCCATTGCGCTGACCGCTCGATCGCCCGAGGCCGTGACGGCGGTGTGGGCCGGCCCGTGTCCCTCGGGTTCGGGTGGGGTGGGCACGGTCACGTGCCAGCAGGGCGGGAGTCACCGGTGGTGATCGATCCGTTGGCCGTCTGGACCGCCACCGAGCGGGAGCCGGAGGCGGTGATGGTCACCGTGGCCTGCGCAGCGGCCGGGCGGGGCCAGGCCGCGATCTCGGCGGCGAGGTCCGGATCGCCCCGCAGGGCGTCGCCGACCGCGACGCGCAGCAGCGCCTGCAGATCGTCATCGGCCAGGCACCCGGCAAGCCTGTCGACGGCGCCAGCCACGGTACCGGGGCCGCTGTCGGTGCCGCGGGTCAGGCGGCGGATCAGGCGCTGGCCCAGGGAGACCGTGGCATCGGCGGCCTGCTCCTCAGCGCGGGTCAGCACGGCGGCACCGTAGGCGCCCACGGCTGCTGCCATGTACGGCGTGATCTCCTGCGCAAGCGTGACGGCATCGACCACGGTGCTCCCCCCACAACCCGGGTTCTGGGCGTGCGCCGCCTGCTGCGGTGCACCGCCCGGGCGTTCAGGGTAGCCACAGCCATTCCACGCAGTGGTGCCGTTGCTCAGATCTATGGCACTGTTCCTGCCTGATGCCGGGGAAAGCGTGTCAGCGGCCTGATCCGCCGGCTCCGCGAACCGGCCAGGTGATCATTTGTCAGACAGGCTCTAGCCCGGCTGGGAGAGCTCGCCGGCGGTGCCGTGCCGCAGAGGGCGCGTCGTCCGGTCGGGGGAGGACGGTTGCCCGCTTCCGCCCCCGGTGGCGGTGGGCCGCCCCCGCCCGACGTACAGGTAGGCGCCCAGCGCGGCGACCAGGCAGGCCGCCGCGCCCACCGCCAGTCCGATCCGGGGATCGGTCAGCGAGATGACCACCCCGATCAGTGGTCCGCCGATCGGGGTGGTCCCCTGGAAGGCCACCTGCCACAGCGCGACCACCCGGCCGCGCATCTCCGGCCGCGCGGCCAGCTGCACGGTCGAGTTGCCGATGGCGATGAACGAGACGCTCGCCCAGCCGACGAACAGCATCGCGGCGTAGGCGAGGGCCAGCGCCGGAGCGAACGCGGTGACGAGTATCCCGAGGCCGAAGCCGGTGGAGGCGACGATCATGGGCCGGATCCCGGTGCGCCCCCGGGCTGCGGTGAACAGTCCGCCGATCACCGCACCGATGCCCATGGCTGCGGTCATGAACCCGTAGGTCTCCGAGTTGCCGTGGAAGGTGTGCGAGGCGAGCACCGGCAGCGACACCTGGAACTCGTAGGCGAGCAGCCCGACCAGGCCCATCATCGCCAGCGGCACGGCGATCGAGGGGACGCCCGCCGCATAGCGCAGTCCCTCGCGCAGCTGTCCGGCCACCCTGGGCGCGGGCGGGCTCGGCCGCAGCGCGGAGCGGTCCATCAGCAGCAGGGAGGCGACCACCGCGACGAAGCTGGCGGCGTTCAGCAGGAAGCACACGCCGGTACCGACGGTCGCGATCAGGATGCCGCCGAGTCCGGGGCCGACCGCCCGGGCAGCGTTCACGGTGACCGAGTTCAGCGTGATCGCGTTGCGCAGCTCGTCCTTGCCGACCATCTCCCGCACGAAGGACTGCCGGGCGGAGTTCTCGAAAGCGTTGTTCAGCCCGAGGACCACCGCCAGCAGGCAGACCTGCCAGAACCGCACGGTGTCGAGAACCACCAGCAGGCCCAGCACCAGCGCCTGGACCCCCATCGCGACCTGGAGCCAGATCATCAGCCGACGTTTGTCGGAGCGATCCGCGATCACTCCGCCGTAGGGCCCCAGGAGCAGCACCGGCAGGGTCTGCAGGGCGACGGCCAGGCCCAGGTCAGTACTCGAATGGGTGAGCTGCAGCACCAGCCAGGACTGCGCCGTCATCTGCATCCAGGTGCCGATGAGCGAGACGGACTGGCCGGTGAAGTAGAGACGATAGTTCGGGATCCTGAGCGAGGAGAACGTCACCCGCCAGAACCCGCCGGACTGCTGAGCCACTGCCACCCTTCCCTGGCGACGGGGCGCCCGCTGCCGCGGTCAGCCTACCCACGTCGGTCCCGCCACCGTCGCCGCCCCCACCACCATCACCACCGTGTCGGGGAACCCCGGCGGCGTCTCCCAGTAGGGGTCACCGAGCGCCGTGGCGCGGTGGAGTGCGCCGCTCCGCCCTCCGGCAGAGGCGAGTGCGAGCAGCCCGGCCGCGCCGGCGAAGGCGGTACTCAGCCGCCGCCGACCAGCTCGGAGAGCCCCCTGCGGTCGGCACGGTCCAGCTTGTCCAGCAGGCTGGCCACGTGCTTCTCCACTGTCCGTGGGGAGATGAACAGCAGCTTGGCGATCTCCGGGTTGCCCCGGCGTTCGCCGAGCAGCATGAGTACTTCGAACTCACGGGCGGTGACGCCGCGGCTGGAGAACTGCGCGGGCACGGCGCTGTTGCCGGTCCGGCGCTGCATCACCCGGGCACCCGTCTTGCGCAGCAGCGTGCGGCAGGCCCCGGCGATGCCGGCCACATCGGCGCTGTGGAAGTGCTGCTCGGCGGCGCGCAGCCAGTCGACCGGCTCACCCCACCCGTCGGCGAGCGCCGCCTCGGCGACCAGCCGCAGGGCGAGATGGCGGGCCATCGGGTAGGGGGCCGCCGCGGCCTGGGCCTCGGCCATCTTCACCGCCGCCAGCGGATCACCTTCCCGGCCCAGCAGCACCGCCTCCGCCGCCAGCACGAACTGCAGGTTCCAACGCAGGTGGGAGGCCTCGGCGGCGCGGGTCTCGGCGAGCTCCGCCCGACCTGCGCGGTCGGCCAGCACCTCCAGCAGCAGGCCCAGTCCGTAGCGGCCCGACTGGTAGTAGATCGTCGGGTGCGTGCGCTCCCACTCGCGGATGCGCGCCATCTCCGCCTCCGCGCCCGGCCGGTCCTCGCCCAACAGTGCGCAGATGGCGCGGTGGCCGAAGACGACCGGAGCGTGGAAGGACTGCTCCCCACCGAGCCGGCGGAACTCGGCCAGCATCCGGCGCATCCCCTCCTGGCGCCCCTGGTGCGCCTGGACCGCGATCTTGATGACCAGGGAGAACTGCGCCTCGCTCTCCTGGTGCATCCGGGTCGTCGATTCCAGCAGCTGTTCGGCCAGGCTCTCGGCCTGACCGAACTCGCAGAAGAGCACCTGTTGCATCGCCACGGTGGCGTCCGCCTGCGCTCCGGCGGTGATCGCGCCCAGGCTGAGGGCTGCTTCACGGGCGAGCATGATCTGCTCGGTGTCCCCGGTGCGCATCAGTTCGTTGGTCGCCAGCCGGATCTGCGCCCGCAGCCGCCAGATCGGCAGCCCGTACGCGTCCGCGGTCGCGAACATGCTGCGCAGATGGACGTCCGCGTCCTCGAAGCTGCGCCGCCGGGCGAGCAGGGCGAGCACCTGACGGCCCTGGCAGGCGGTGGCCGGCAGGGGGATCTCCTCGGCGATCCGTACCGCCCGCAGCGCCAGTGCCTCGGCCCGGGCCGCACGGTCGTCGCCCTGGTTGTCGGCCAGCGTGAACAGGTGCGCCTCGACCACGTCCAGCGGTGCGAATTGGGCCGGTGACGGCGATTCGGCCAGCAGCCTGCGGGCGATGGCCACCTGCTCTGCGGCCTTCTCCCAGTGGCCGCCGACCACGCAGACCCAGGCCAGCCGGGTCAGCAGTTCGGCCCGCTGGGCCGGTGCGAGCAGCGTGGAGCCGTAGAGGTCGACGCCCCGGCGCAGTGCCTGATCGACGTCGCCGGCCTCCGTCAGGGCGTAGAGCAGCGACTCCAGCGCCTCGGCGCGCTGGACCGCGTGGGACTGGGCCGGGATCAGCTCGATCGCCCGGTTCAGCAGGCGTTCGGCCGAGGCCGCCGCGCCGTCGGCCAGGGCCCTGCGTCCGGCCACCGCGAAGAGCAGTCCTGCGGCGGGCTCGTCGCCGGCCGTGAGCCGCAGCGTGGCGGCCAACTGGCACAGTTCGCCGGGCATGTCGGGGTAGAGCGACTCCACGGCTGCCGCCGCGGCGGCAGCCAGGGACCGGCGCTTGGCGGGCATGACCTGGATGGCGAAGGCTTCGGCGGTCCACGCGTTGCGGAAGGTGCACCAGTCGGGCGAGCTGCGCGACGGCTCCAGCAGCTGTGCCTCGGAGCCGACCTGGACGAGGGTGTAGAGCTCGTCGTCGGACAGGCCGCACATCTGCTGGAGTACGTCCAGCGGGAACCGTCGCCCGATGACGGAGGCGGCTTCGAGGGCGTGGTGCCACTGGGGTCCCAGCCGCCGGGCGCGGTCGATCACGCTGGCGGCCACCGTGGACGGGACGTTGCGCGGCACGCCGTCGACGACCTGCCATCCGGCGCCGGAGCGGACCAGCGCTCCGGCGTCGATGCCGCCGCGCAGCAGCTCCTCCACGACGAAGGGGTTGCCGTCGGCGCCCTGGGTGAGCCATCGCAGCAGGCTCTCCGGCAGCTCGTCGGCGGCGACGCCGAGCGACGCGGCAGCGAGCTCGCAGACCTGATCGTCGGTGAGTGGACGGAGCTCCATCAGCTGTGCCGCACGGTCGCGCGCGCTGGACTGGGCCAGGCTCAGTGCGGGCGAGGGTGTGGACCGGATGGTGGCCAGCAGCAGGACCGGCTGCCCGGACAGGTTGTCCACCAGGTACTCGAGGATGCCCATGGTCTCGGCGTCGCAGTCCTGCAGGTCGCTCAGGCAGATCAGGGCTCCGCGGCCCCGGCCGACGACGCTCAGCAGTCGCAGGATCGATTCTGCAAGCACGATCGGGGAGTCGTCCTCCCGGTGTCCCGCGCCCTCGCTCCACTCGGGGATCAGCCGGCCCAGGGCGGCCCGGTACGGAGCCAGCGCAGGGTCGTCCGGCACTCCACCGGCGCGCATCAGCGAGAACAGCGCCTCGGTGAGCGGACGGAAGGGAACCGTCGCGCCGGCCTCGGTAGCCCTGCCCCGGAGCACGGCCATCCCGCTGCGGGTTGCGTCGGCGATGCACTCGTGGACGAGCCGGGACTTACCGAGGCCGGCTTCGGAGACCACGAAGACAGTTCCGCCGTGTCCGGTTCGGGCACCGGACAGAGCGTTGTGAAGAGCACTCAGTTCTGCTGCACGACCGACCACACTCGGTGACGAAACCTGCACGCTGGCACATTACCCCCAAACCCCTGATCGCACCCCTGTTCGGCCGAACTTGTGCGAGTCAGGGGGCCGGCGGCGGCTCGGGGGTCCCCACCGTCCCCGTCAATCGCACCACGGGTCAGCCGAACGGCAGGGGGCGGACGGAGAGCACGCCCTCGCGCGGTGTCAGCGGCATGTCCACCGACAGCAGGGCCTCCAGGTACTGCTCGCGGCGGATCGGCGAAGTGCCGAGCGCCGCTGTGTAGTCGTGCAGGACCTGAAGGTCGATCAGGTCCGCCTGGCCGAGCAGCCGGCGACTGAGGTCGGCGAAGGCCACCCGGGTCGCCCGCGGGCGTCGTTCGAACGCCGAGTCGACGCTGAAGACATTGCCCATGCCGATCCCGAAGAGGCCTGCGATCAGTCTGTCCTCGGACCAGACCTCGATGCTGTGCGACCAGCCGGCCCGGTGCAGGGCGATGAGCGAGGCACGGAGGTCGTCCGTGATCCAGGCGGCGTCGGCTTCGGCCCGGCAGGCGTCGAGGACCTCGGCGAAGGCGTGGTTGCCGGTGACGATCCAACGCGGGCCGTCGGACCGGCTGTGCCGCAGGTGCCCGGCCAGCTGGATCGACCCGACCCGCACCACTGGCCGCTCGGCCGGGTTCCACCAGGTGACCGCGTAGCCGTCATCGCTCTCGGCCGCAGGGAAGGCGGTGATCCGCCGGTCGGCGACATGCTGTTCGTAGAGGGTCCGCCTGGTGACTCCGGCCTGGACCGGCTGCTGCCGGGGGAAGGGGAAGGCGCCGTGGCGGTGGGCCTCCAGCAGGCGGTGGGGCTCGGTGGAGCCGCCGACCGCGATGGGTAGGTCGAGCGCGGCTGCGGAGAGATCGACCTGCTCCCAGGCCATCTCGCCCTTCAACGTGGGTCCTTCATGATCTTGTCCAAGGGATTGAGTGTGCGGATCGTCCAAGGCGGTGCCGTCGATCAGCCGTTGGCGGTGCCGCCGTCGGCCGGGGCGACGGTGCTGGTGGGCGCCGGAGTGGGGGTGGTGCCGTCCGCCTGGATGACGCAGGACTGGGCGCGGCCCGCGCAGTGGGCGGTCGTGCCGAGCGATGCCACCGTTGCTCCGGTGAGCGCCGCGAAGCCCAGGACCGTCATCGCCACGATCGACCGGGCCCGGGTCCAGGTGTTGTTCGCCATGTCCGTGTCTCCCTCATCCGCTTGTCCGCCTGCTGATGGACACAGCCTGGCCGCGGCGGAGGAGGGGGTCATACGTATGTCTC
The Streptacidiphilus albus JL83 genome window above contains:
- a CDS encoding leucyl/phenylalanyl-tRNA--protein transferase, which encodes MKGEMAWEQVDLSAAALDLPIAVGGSTEPHRLLEAHRHGAFPFPRQQPVQAGVTRRTLYEQHVADRRITAFPAAESDDGYAVTWWNPAERPVVRVGSIQLAGHLRHSRSDGPRWIVTGNHAFAEVLDACRAEADAAWITDDLRASLIALHRAGWSHSIEVWSEDRLIAGLFGIGMGNVFSVDSAFERRPRATRVAFADLSRRLLGQADLIDLQVLHDYTAALGTSPIRREQYLEALLSVDMPLTPREGVLSVRPLPFG
- a CDS encoding helix-turn-helix transcriptional regulator; protein product: MQVSSPSVVGRAAELSALHNALSGARTGHGGTVFVVSEAGLGKSRLVHECIADATRSGMAVLRGRATEAGATVPFRPLTEALFSLMRAGGVPDDPALAPYRAALGRLIPEWSEGAGHREDDSPIVLAESILRLLSVVGRGRGALICLSDLQDCDAETMGILEYLVDNLSGQPVLLLATIRSTPSPALSLAQSSARDRAAQLMELRPLTDDQVCELAAASLGVAADELPESLLRWLTQGADGNPFVVEELLRGGIDAGALVRSGAGWQVVDGVPRNVPSTVAASVIDRARRLGPQWHHALEAASVIGRRFPLDVLQQMCGLSDDELYTLVQVGSEAQLLEPSRSSPDWCTFRNAWTAEAFAIQVMPAKRRSLAAAAAAAVESLYPDMPGELCQLAATLRLTAGDEPAAGLLFAVAGRRALADGAAASAERLLNRAIELIPAQSHAVQRAEALESLLYALTEAGDVDQALRRGVDLYGSTLLAPAQRAELLTRLAWVCVVGGHWEKAAEQVAIARRLLAESPSPAQFAPLDVVEAHLFTLADNQGDDRAARAEALALRAVRIAEEIPLPATACQGRQVLALLARRRSFEDADVHLRSMFATADAYGLPIWRLRAQIRLATNELMRTGDTEQIMLAREAALSLGAITAGAQADATVAMQQVLFCEFGQAESLAEQLLESTTRMHQESEAQFSLVIKIAVQAHQGRQEGMRRMLAEFRRLGGEQSFHAPVVFGHRAICALLGEDRPGAEAEMARIREWERTHPTIYYQSGRYGLGLLLEVLADRAGRAELAETRAAEASHLRWNLQFVLAAEAVLLGREGDPLAAVKMAEAQAAAAPYPMARHLALRLVAEAALADGWGEPVDWLRAAEQHFHSADVAGIAGACRTLLRKTGARVMQRRTGNSAVPAQFSSRGVTAREFEVLMLLGERRGNPEIAKLLFISPRTVEKHVASLLDKLDRADRRGLSELVGGG
- a CDS encoding MFS transporter: MAQQSGGFWRVTFSSLRIPNYRLYFTGQSVSLIGTWMQMTAQSWLVLQLTHSSTDLGLAVALQTLPVLLLGPYGGVIADRSDKRRLMIWLQVAMGVQALVLGLLVVLDTVRFWQVCLLAVVLGLNNAFENSARQSFVREMVGKDELRNAITLNSVTVNAARAVGPGLGGILIATVGTGVCFLLNAASFVAVVASLLLMDRSALRPSPPAPRVAGQLREGLRYAAGVPSIAVPLAMMGLVGLLAYEFQVSLPVLASHTFHGNSETYGFMTAAMGIGAVIGGLFTAARGRTGIRPMIVASTGFGLGILVTAFAPALALAYAAMLFVGWASVSFIAIGNSTVQLAARPEMRGRVVALWQVAFQGTTPIGGPLIGVVISLTDPRIGLAVGAAACLVAALGAYLYVGRGRPTATGGGSGQPSSPDRTTRPLRHGTAGELSQPG